The following are encoded in a window of Flavobacteriales bacterium genomic DNA:
- a CDS encoding Omp28 family outer membrane lipoprotein yields MKKTYYLFLSLFILSLTFSCDVIEKDNFTDPNAGFPWLGKKVLIEDFTGYKCTNCPDASSELHKIEELYPDKVIGIAIHSGTFAKPGGVFVTDFRTDEGNEITDFFGPEGFPIGMVNRQGYPDNVLLNYTDWASQAGEQLLQAPTIELSISEENNSVSVQARRLTEANNSLKLVVCITEDGIIDKQIYGSDLIEEYEHNHVLRKVINGAWGSNIQLSSTSSTYSYDYTLENSWVRSNCNIVAFVYDNSNKEVLQVEKIHLTD; encoded by the coding sequence ATGAAAAAGACCTATTATTTATTTCTTAGTTTATTTATACTTAGTTTAACTTTTTCATGTGATGTCATCGAAAAAGATAATTTTACAGATCCTAACGCTGGTTTTCCTTGGCTAGGTAAAAAGGTGCTAATTGAAGATTTCACAGGCTACAAGTGTACTAATTGTCCAGACGCATCTTCTGAACTACACAAGATTGAAGAACTTTATCCTGACAAAGTAATCGGCATAGCCATTCATTCTGGTACTTTTGCAAAGCCAGGTGGTGTTTTTGTAACAGACTTTAGAACAGATGAAGGTAATGAAATTACAGATTTTTTCGGCCCCGAAGGCTTTCCAATAGGTATGGTCAATAGACAAGGATATCCTGATAATGTTCTGTTAAATTATACCGATTGGGCTAGTCAAGCTGGAGAACAATTACTACAAGCACCAACTATTGAACTCTCAATTTCTGAAGAAAATAATTCCGTTAGTGTTCAAGCAAGACGACTTACAGAGGCTAATAATAGTCTGAAATTAGTGGTATGTATTACTGAAGATGGTATTATTGACAAACAAATATATGGCTCAGACTTAATTGAAGAGTATGAACATAATCATGTACTTAGAAAAGTAATCAATGGAGCTTGGGGGAGTAATATACAATTGAGTAGTACTTCAAGCACATATAGCTATGACTATACTTTAGAAAATTCATGGGTAAGAAGTAACTGCAATATAGTGGCTTTCGTATACGACAATAGCAATAAAGAAGTTTTGCAAGTCGAAAAAATACACCTTACGGATTAA
- a CDS encoding TlpA family protein disulfide reductase, producing MKKLLIFTAFLSFSLLSFSQNRTLPKVDLKTLDNNTFNTSDFDNDGKPIVISFWATWCKPCIKELNNIAEVYEDWQDETGVKVIAISIDDARNMSKVKPKVNALLWDYEVYCDPNGELKRAMGVGSVPHTFLLNENKEIVYQHTGYKDGDEFDLFKKIEALSK from the coding sequence ATGAAAAAATTATTGATTTTTACCGCTTTTTTATCTTTCAGTTTACTCTCTTTTTCTCAAAATAGAACTTTGCCAAAAGTAGACTTGAAAACACTTGACAATAATACTTTTAACACTTCTGATTTCGATAATGATGGCAAACCTATTGTTATTAGCTTTTGGGCAACTTGGTGCAAACCTTGTATTAAAGAGTTAAACAATATTGCCGAAGTTTATGAAGATTGGCAAGACGAAACAGGTGTTAAAGTCATTGCTATTTCTATTGATGATGCTAGAAATATGAGCAAAGTAAAACCTAAAGTAAATGCCTTGTTATGGGATTACGAAGTGTATTGCGACCCTAATGGCGAACTCAAAAGAGCTATGGGTGTTGGCTCAGTGCCACACACTTTTTTACTTAATGAAAATAAAGAAATCGTTTATCAACATACTGGTTATAAAGATGGTGACGAATTTGATTTATTCAAAAAAATAGAAGCCTTATCAAAATAA
- a CDS encoding T9SS type A sorting domain-containing protein, which yields MTNFIKNLFIVLFLSTSFLASAQLPDGSIAPDFTTTDVNGNEHRLYDYLDNGYTVILDISATWCGPCWNYHSGGTFEEIWEAHGPVGEPGVSANTTDDIMILWFEGDPTTALSELENSNLGNWLAPDGNEVNFPISNDDNIADLYQLPYWPIIYTICPNRTLTVSGQLSASAHYNGIANCPTETEGTNAALLNIDTDILPNGCESSASGNFSVVVQNMGTNTLTSFSVEVSANGQTIASDDFDGNLDTYETTTINFGNITVETETIEVNITSTDDNDNDNSMSHTVNFSTGQSSQMVKVNLLTDNYGNETYMQITDENNNIIWFEGNEATAGISGTGQLAPADATNPLGNNQLYSWDVTLPTIGCFKFEITDYYGDGLAASTNTNGGIDGDWSIEDNNGIIISQQTVQNFENEDDTYFENTEAGTSSIDENDNFGFVIYPNPMNSKATINVNLSESSDLRLDVVNILGEINLTRTFSLNAGNNSLDLDVSSLTSGIYFAHLTSNGETSTIKITVTR from the coding sequence ATGACTAACTTTATCAAAAACCTATTTATAGTTTTATTCTTATCGACTTCATTCCTTGCATCGGCTCAACTTCCTGATGGCTCGATTGCTCCTGACTTTACAACTACAGACGTCAATGGAAATGAACACAGACTATATGACTACTTAGACAACGGATACACAGTAATTCTAGACATTAGTGCAACTTGGTGTGGTCCTTGCTGGAACTACCACTCAGGCGGTACATTCGAAGAAATTTGGGAAGCTCACGGACCTGTTGGAGAACCAGGCGTTAGTGCAAACACAACGGATGACATAATGATTTTATGGTTTGAAGGAGATCCCACTACTGCACTTAGTGAATTGGAAAATAGCAACCTTGGAAACTGGTTAGCACCAGATGGAAATGAAGTAAATTTCCCAATTAGTAATGATGACAACATTGCCGACTTGTACCAACTACCTTACTGGCCAATTATTTACACTATTTGTCCTAATAGAACCCTTACTGTGTCTGGTCAATTATCAGCATCAGCACACTATAACGGCATTGCAAACTGTCCTACAGAAACTGAAGGAACAAACGCTGCCTTGTTAAATATTGATACTGATATTCTTCCTAACGGATGTGAATCAAGTGCATCAGGAAATTTCTCAGTTGTTGTTCAAAATATGGGAACAAATACCCTAACTTCATTTAGTGTTGAAGTAAGTGCTAACGGACAGACTATTGCATCAGACGATTTTGACGGAAACCTTGATACTTACGAAACAACGACTATCAATTTTGGAAATATTACTGTTGAGACAGAAACAATTGAAGTAAATATTACTTCTACTGATGATAATGACAATGACAACTCTATGTCTCATACTGTTAATTTTTCAACTGGTCAGTCTTCTCAGATGGTTAAAGTCAACCTACTTACAGACAACTATGGTAACGAAACTTATATGCAAATCACTGACGAAAACAATAACATTATCTGGTTTGAAGGAAATGAGGCTACTGCTGGAATATCTGGAACTGGTCAATTAGCACCTGCAGATGCAACTAATCCATTAGGAAACAATCAACTTTATTCGTGGGATGTTACACTTCCAACAATAGGCTGTTTTAAATTTGAAATTACTGATTATTATGGTGATGGCTTAGCAGCTTCAACTAACACTAACGGTGGTATTGATGGAGATTGGTCTATTGAAGACAACAACGGTATCATCATTAGTCAACAAACCGTTCAGAATTTTGAAAATGAAGACGATACTTATTTTGAAAATACTGAAGCTGGAACATCTTCAATTGATGAAAATGACAACTTTGGTTTTGTTATCTATCCAAACCCTATGAACTCTAAGGCGACAATAAATGTTAACCTTTCTGAAAGTTCAGATTTGAGGCTAGATGTTGTTAATATACTTGGAGAAATCAACCTTACTAGAACATTTAGTTTAAATGCAGGAAATAATTCTTTGGATTTAGACGTTAGTAGTTTAACGAGTGGTATTTATTTTGCTCACCTTACTTCAAATGGTGAAACAAGTACAATAAAAATCACAGTTACTAGATAA
- a CDS encoding T9SS type A sorting domain-containing protein, producing the protein MKNLLLLPLCFVFFTQANAQMADGSTAPDFTADDINGNSHSLFADYLDKGIPVLIDISATWCGPCWSYHESHALKNLYNMYGPDASNELMVILIEGASNTSLADLQGTGSNTTGDWITGTPYPIIDNASLSTTFQIQYYPTIYGICPDKKIYQFGQKTPAQLKALFEEKCGNSIQGTSNNAALHDNIQKVCLSGEDVTPSVEIINFGTNNLTSAKVKLYENDNAIDSTDWSGNLTSLAKGSVEFNTISNITGNSSYTARLVTVNNNTDTFSDGNESSLEIELAPSETENTIKITIVTDNYPGETSWNLKDSDGNTLKSFGPYQAGPGSNGSGGEDANKSFEYYVALPEGTKCYELNILDSYGDGLSDATVQSGYAVTGHNLVSTDIISELTKPNFGTDVKTIFAITSDGNGLNMKENSSIEFGVFPNPVYNQSELTISSNEFVENAQISIYNVLGSKILELNDVDLIKGSNTVNINCAELVRGIYTVSIESKSFVQSQNILKIE; encoded by the coding sequence ATGAAAAATCTACTACTCTTACCCTTATGTTTTGTGTTTTTTACACAAGCAAATGCTCAAATGGCTGATGGCAGTACTGCCCCAGACTTTACAGCAGACGACATCAATGGCAACAGCCATTCTCTTTTTGCCGACTATTTAGACAAAGGCATTCCAGTTCTCATCGATATCTCAGCAACTTGGTGCGGTCCGTGTTGGTCTTACCATGAATCACACGCTTTAAAAAATCTTTATAATATGTATGGACCAGATGCTAGTAATGAACTTATGGTAATACTTATAGAAGGAGCGTCCAACACATCCTTAGCTGACTTACAAGGAACTGGCTCTAACACTACAGGCGATTGGATTACGGGAACGCCATACCCAATAATTGACAACGCCTCTCTTTCAACTACATTTCAAATCCAATATTACCCTACAATCTATGGTATTTGTCCCGATAAAAAAATCTATCAATTTGGACAAAAAACTCCAGCTCAATTAAAGGCCCTTTTTGAAGAAAAGTGCGGAAATAGTATTCAGGGCACATCTAATAACGCCGCTTTACATGACAATATTCAGAAAGTTTGTCTTTCTGGAGAAGATGTAACGCCTTCAGTAGAAATCATTAACTTTGGAACTAACAATTTGACAAGTGCAAAAGTTAAGCTATATGAAAATGATAACGCCATAGACTCAACGGATTGGAGCGGTAACTTAACATCACTAGCTAAAGGAAGTGTTGAGTTTAATACCATAAGTAACATTACTGGTAATAGCTCCTATACTGCACGATTAGTGACCGTCAATAATAATACAGATACTTTTAGTGATGGTAATGAGTCAAGCTTGGAAATTGAACTTGCTCCATCTGAAACAGAAAACACCATTAAAATTACAATTGTAACAGACAATTACCCTGGAGAAACTTCTTGGAACCTAAAAGATAGTGATGGGAATACTTTAAAAAGCTTTGGCCCTTACCAAGCAGGACCAGGCTCCAATGGATCTGGAGGCGAAGACGCTAATAAATCATTCGAGTATTATGTGGCACTTCCAGAGGGTACAAAATGTTATGAACTAAATATTTTAGATAGTTATGGCGATGGTTTGTCAGATGCAACAGTTCAATCTGGATATGCTGTAACAGGTCATAATCTTGTTAGTACTGACATAATTAGTGAACTGACTAAACCAAATTTTGGCACTGATGTTAAAACAATTTTTGCAATAACCTCAGATGGTAATGGGCTAAATATGAAAGAAAATTCTTCCATTGAGTTTGGAGTTTTTCCAAACCCAGTGTATAATCAATCTGAACTCACTATTAGCTCAAATGAATTTGTTGAAAACGCACAAATTTCGATCTATAATGTATTAGGATCAAAAATTCTTGAATTAAATGATGTAGATCTAATTAAAGGCTCTAATACAGTCAACATAAATTGTGCTGAACTTGTAAGAGGTATTTATACTGTAAGCATTGAATCTAAATCGTTCGTTCAGTCTCAAAATATCTTAAAAATAGAATAA